GCGTGGCGTCGCGCAGGACGATCTCCTCGCGGTCCTTGGCCTCGGCGAAGTCGCCGGCCGAGTAGAGGCTGATGCCGGTGACCTTCAGCTTGGTCGCCGTCGCGCTCGACTTGAAGCGCGCTTCGGCGTCGCCGGCGAGCTGGGCGGCGGCAGTGTTGGCCATCTCGTAGAGCGGCGCCACCAGGCCGAAGACCTGGCCGTCGGCCTCGGCGCATTCGCCCAGCGCGAAGATCTCGGGGTCGCTGGTGCGCATGCCGGCGTCGACCACGATGCCGCGATTGACCGTCAGGCCCGCGTCCTTGGCGAGCTGCGCATTGGGGCGGATGCCCACCGCCATGACCACCAGCTCGGCCGGCAGGCGCGTGCCGTTGTCGAGCTCGACCGCCTCGACGCGGTTGGTGCCGAGGATCGCCCTGGTGTTGGCCCGCGTGATCACCTTGATGCCGCGTGCCTCGATCGCGCGCTGCAGCAGGTGGCCGGCGGCGGGATCGAGCTGGCGTTCCATCAGGGTCGGCATCAGGTGCAGGACGGTGACGTCCATGCCCTGCTCCTTCAGCCCGGCCGCCGCCTCGAGCCCGAGCAGGCCGCCGCCGACGACCACGGCGTTGCCGCGCGACCTGGCCGCCAGCAGCATCGCCTCGACGTCGTCGAGATCGCGGTAGGTCAGCACGCCCGGCAGGTCGTGGCCGGGCACGGGAATGATGATCGGGTTGGAGCCGGTGGCGATGATCAGCCGGTCGTAGGCCATCGTCACCGGCGGCGGCGCCGGATGCGAATCGGTGCGCGCGCGCACGAACTCGGCGGTGACGGTGCGCGCGGCGCGGTCGATCGACGTGACCTTGGCGCCCTTGTAGAGCGTGATGCCGTGCTTGACGTACCAGCCGTCGCCGTGGATCACGATCTCCTCGAACGACTTGTCGCCCGACAGCACGGGCGACAGCATGATGCGGTCGTAGTTCACCCGCGGTTCGGCGTTGAAGATCGTGATGTCGTAGGCGTCGGGCGCGGTCTCCAGCAGGCGCTCGAGCGCGCGCCCCGGTGCCATGCCGTTGCCGACGACGACCAGTCTCTGCTTCGCGGGAGATGCCATCTTCTCGCCTGCTCGAATGCCATCCGACACTGCCGCCCGGGGATCGGGTGCGAGGTCGCGACTGAATGGCCCGTCGTTGGGCGAAGCATGAGGGCGGACCGCCGTTGGCCCGCGTTCGAGCCTTCGCGGTCGCAAAAAGCGCGCCAGTCCACGAACGCCCGGCCGCCGCGAAACGGTGGACAACGTGTCGCGGGGTGCTGCCGATAAATGAGCCAGTCAGCCCGGATTCAGCCCAGATTCTGGGCGGGATGCGGGCTTGCTATGAGCCGATCGGACCGCCGTCCTTTTTCGTGATGGCGATCACCGACGGGCGCGGCGGCATGCCCTCCTTGAAGTCGGGCCAGCGCGTCGAGGGCTTGTCGAAGGTCGAACCGGGATCCTCGCCGGGATGCTGGATGGCGAGGAACAGGGTGCGATCGTCGGGCGTCAGCACCGGCCCGCAGACCTCGGCGCCGGTGGGCGCCCGGTAGAACAGCCGGGTGAGCGCGCGGCCATAGCCCTGGGTATCGGCGATCCAGACCCCGTCGGCGATGCCGGCGGCGGCCGGCCCGCCATCGGTGGCGATGTAGATCCGGCCCTTGCTGTCGAAGGCGCAATTGTCCGGGCAGGACAGCCAGCCGTTCTCCGAGATCGCGCGGTGGTAGCGCGTGCCGCCGTCGATGCCGGGCTTGCCGGCGGCGAGGAAGATCGTCCAGGTGCCTTCGGTCGCGCCGTGGTCGCCGTCCTTGGGCGTGATCTCGATGATGTGGCCATGGCTGTTGTTGGCGCGCGGATTGGCGCGATCGACGCGGTTGGCCGGACGCCGGCTGTTGTTGGTCAGGATGACGTAGACCTTGCCGTTCACCGGGTTGGTCTCGATGTCCTCGGGCCGGTCCATCGGCGTCGCCTTCAGGAGGTCGGCCGCCTTGCGGGCGTTGATCACCACGTCGGCCTGGCTGTCGAAGCCGTTGGCCGACGTCAGCGGTCCCTGACCGTGCACCAGCGGCAGCCAGGTGATCTTTCCGTCGTCGTCGAAGCGCGCGGCGAACAGCGTGCCCTCGTCGAGCAGGTCGCGATTGGCGGCGCGATCCCGCGGGTTCCAGGGCTTCGAGGTCACGAACCTGTAGACATACTCGAAGCGCTCGTCGTCGCCGCTGTAGAAGACGACGCGGCCATCCTTGGCGACGACATGCGTGGCACCCTCGTGCTTGAAGCGGCCCATCGCCGTGCGCTTCACCGGAATCGAGTTGCGGTCGTAGGGGTCGATCTCGACGATCCAGCCGAAGCGGTTCGACTCGTTGGGTTCCTTCGACACGTCGAAGCGGTCGAAATATTTCGCCCAGTTGTAGGCGCTGGCGGCGCGGATGCCGTAGCGCTTGTGGAGATCGCTGTTCGGCGACGTGTCCTGGGCACCGCCGAAATAGAAGTTGAAGTTCTCCTCGGTGGCGAGCCAGGTGCCCCACGGCGTCTCGCCGCCGGCGCACTGGTTGAGCATGCCGGCCACCGTCGCGCCGATCGGATCGACCGACGTCCTGAGCCTGTCGTGGCCGGCGGCGGGCCCGGAGATGCGCATCAGCGTCGTGGCGGTGATGCGCCTGGCGTGCTGGCTGTTCTCGACCACCTTCCAGGCGCCGCCCTCGCGGGCGATCTCGATGATCGAGCCGCCATGCGCGGCGATCTCGACCTCGCACTGCGCCTTGCTCGATTTGAGCCGGGAAGCACGGCCTTCACCCATGCCGGCAAACATCAGGTTGGTGTTGGTGTACTCGTGGTGCACGCACATCAGGAAGCGGTCGCTGCCCTTGCTCTCGCGCGGCAGCGGGTGCAGGCCGATGAAGTCGCAGTTGTAGCCGAACTGCTTCTCCTGGGCGGGACCGGCAAGCTTGCCGATCTCGAAGGGCGGCGAGTCCGGCAGCACCGGATCGCCCCAGCGGATCAGCACCCGTGCCTCGTATCCGTCGGGCACGTGATGCGTATGGTCCATGCCTATCGCCAGCTCGCGGAAGGTGAGCGTCGAGGGCCCGGCGGCCTGCGCGGCGACGCCGCCCAGCGCCGTCGCCGCGCCGGCGGCGGCAAGCCCGCGAAGGGTCTCGCGCCGGCCCAGCCGGCGGCTGATCAGCTCGCCGATCGACGGCTCGGTCGAGGTGTTGACGCCGATGTCTTCGGATTCGTCGATGCGGACCGGCTCGCTCATGTCGCTCGCTCCCCTCGCGCCGCCTGTTCGTCGCGTGCGATGTCCTCGCACGGCGGCATGACCGCAGCGTGACGGGTCCGGGCGGCGTCGTCGAGTGCCGGATGTCGTCGCCGCCCTCCTGGTCCTTCTCCTACCTTCCCCCGCCAGCGGGGGAAGGTATGAAGTACGCCATATGCGACCGCGATGATCAGGCGACGTCGTAGCGGTCGAGATCCATGACCTTGGCCCAGGCCTTGACGAAGTCGCGCACGAACTTCGCCTGCGCTTCATCGCAGCCATAGACCTCGACGAGGGCCCTGAGCTCGGAGTTGGAACCGAAGACCAGGTCGACGCGTGTGGCCGTCCACTTCAGGTCTCCGGTCGCACGATCGCGTCCTTCGAACACGCCCGCCGAGTCCGGCGCCGGCTTCCAGGCCGTGCCCATGTCGAGCAGGTTGACGAAGAAGTCGTTGGTGAGCGTCTGCGGCCGCGTGGTGAAGACGCCGTGCCGCGAGGCGCCGACATTCACGTTCAGCACCCGCAGGCCGCCGACGAGAACGGTCATCTCGGGCACGCTCAGCGTCAGCAGCTGCGCCTTGTCGACCAGCAGCACCTCGGCAGGCGCGGCGACGCCGGCCTTGAGGTAGTTGCGGAAGCCGTCGGCGACGGGTTCGAGCACCGCGAAGGATTCGACGTCGGTCTGCTCCTGCGAGGCGTCGGTGCGGCCCGGCGTGAACGGGACGGTCACGTCATGGCCGGCCTTCTTCGCCGCCTGCTCGATCGCGGCCGAGCCGCCCAGCACGATCAGATCGGCGAGCGAGACCTTCTTGCCGCCGCTCTGCGCAGCGTTGAAGTCCTTCTGGATGCCCTCGAGGACCTTCAGCACCTTCGCCAGCTGGGCCGGCTGATTGGCCGCCCAATCCTTCTGCGGCGCCAGCCGGATGCGCGCGCCATTGGCGCCGCCGCGCTTGTCCGAGCCGCGGAAGCTCGATGCCGACGCCCAGGCGGTCGACACCAGCTCGGAGACCGACAGACCCGACGCAAGGATCGTGGCCTTGAGCGCGGTGATATCGGACGCGTCGATCGGCTTGTGATCGACGGCGGGCACGGGATCCTGCCACAGCAGTTCCTCGGCCGGGACCTCCGGTCCCAGGTAGCGCGAGCGCGGACCCATGTCGCGATGCGTGAGCTTGAACCAGGCGCGCGCGAAGGCATCGGCGAAGGCCGCCGGGTCCTTGTGGAACCGTCGCGCGATCGGCTCGTAGATCGGATCCATGCGCAGCGCCAGGTCGGCGGTCGTCATGATCGGCGCGTGCCGCTTCGTGGCATCGTGCGCATCGGGCACGAGAGTCTTGGCGGCGGGGTTCGACGGCACCCACTGAAAGGCGCCGGCCGGGCTCTTCACCAGGTTCCAGTCGTAGCCGAACAGCATGTCGAAGTAGCTGCTGTCCCACCTGGTCGGCGTCGGCGTCCAGGCGCCTTCGATGCCGCTGGTGATCGCATGGACGGCCTTGCCGCTTTCGAAGCGGCTGGCCCAGCCGAGACCCATGTCCTCGATGGGGCCGCCTTCGGGCTCGAGGCCGACGAGCTTGGCGTCGCCCGCGCCGTGGCACTTGCCGAAAGTGTGGCCACCGGCGACCAGGGCGACAGTCTCCTCGTCGTCCATCGCCATGCGTGCGAAGGTTTCGCGGATGTCACGGCCGGACGCCACCGCGTCGGGCATGCCGTTGGGGCCTTCCGGGTTGACGTAGATCAGGCCCATCTGCACGGCGGCCAGCGGATTCTCGAGGCTGCGATCGCCCGAGTAGCGCTTGTCGCCAAGCCACTCGGCCTCCGCGCCCCAGTAGACGTCCTGGTCGGGCTCCCACATGTCCTCGCGGCCGCCGCCGAAGCCGAAGGTCTTGAAGCCCATCGACTCCAGCGCGCAGTTGCCGGCCAGGATCATCAGGTCGGCCCAGGAGATCGCGTTGCCGTACTTGCACTTGATCGGCCACAGCAGGCGGCGCGCCTTGTCGAGATTGGCGTTGTCGGGCCAGCTGTTGAGCGGCGCGAAACGCTGCATGCCCCGGCCGCCGCCGCCGCGGCCGTCGGAGATGCGGTAGGTGCCGGCGCTGTGCCAGGCCATGCGGATGAACAGCGGACCGTAGTGGCCGTAATCGGCCGGCCACCAGTCCTGCGAATTGGTCATCAGGTCGTAGAGGTCCTGCTTCAGCGCCTTGAAGTCGAGCTTCCCGAACGCCTCGGCGTAGTCGAACTCCGGATCCATCGGATCGGAGAGGGACGAGTGTTGGCGCAGGACGCCGAGGTCGAGCTGGTTGGGCCACCAGTCGCGGTTCGACCTGCCTGATCTGGGCTGGCCTGATCCGTGCGGGCCCGTGCCGTGCATGACCGGACACTTGCCGGCAGTCTTCGCGCTATCTCCGTCCATATCCCGTCTCCCGTACGTGGGTTGAGTGGTGAATTGGCTCGCAGACGAGGATCACAGCGACGCTGATCGACGACCGATTTCATCACCGGTATGCGATCAGGTCCATGACACCTCGGAACGATCGCCGGAGCTCGGCAATGATCCGCGTCAGGCCGCGGCGGCAAGGGTTGCGCCGGCGATCGCCGCCTCGCCGTCG
The window above is part of the Alphaproteobacteria bacterium genome. Proteins encoded here:
- a CDS encoding PhoX family phosphatase; amino-acid sequence: MSEPVRIDESEDIGVNTSTEPSIGELISRRLGRRETLRGLAAAGAATALGGVAAQAAGPSTLTFRELAIGMDHTHHVPDGYEARVLIRWGDPVLPDSPPFEIGKLAGPAQEKQFGYNCDFIGLHPLPRESKGSDRFLMCVHHEYTNTNLMFAGMGEGRASRLKSSKAQCEVEIAAHGGSIIEIAREGGAWKVVENSQHARRITATTLMRISGPAAGHDRLRTSVDPIGATVAGMLNQCAGGETPWGTWLATEENFNFYFGGAQDTSPNSDLHKRYGIRAASAYNWAKYFDRFDVSKEPNESNRFGWIVEIDPYDRNSIPVKRTAMGRFKHEGATHVVAKDGRVVFYSGDDERFEYVYRFVTSKPWNPRDRAANRDLLDEGTLFAARFDDDGKITWLPLVHGQGPLTSANGFDSQADVVINARKAADLLKATPMDRPEDIETNPVNGKVYVILTNNSRRPANRVDRANPRANNSHGHIIEITPKDGDHGATEGTWTIFLAAGKPGIDGGTRYHRAISENGWLSCPDNCAFDSKGRIYIATDGGPAAAGIADGVWIADTQGYGRALTRLFYRAPTGAEVCGPVLTPDDRTLFLAIQHPGEDPGSTFDKPSTRWPDFKEGMPPRPSVIAITKKDGGPIGS
- the katG gene encoding catalase/peroxidase HPI; translated protein: MDGDSAKTAGKCPVMHGTGPHGSGQPRSGRSNRDWWPNQLDLGVLRQHSSLSDPMDPEFDYAEAFGKLDFKALKQDLYDLMTNSQDWWPADYGHYGPLFIRMAWHSAGTYRISDGRGGGGRGMQRFAPLNSWPDNANLDKARRLLWPIKCKYGNAISWADLMILAGNCALESMGFKTFGFGGGREDMWEPDQDVYWGAEAEWLGDKRYSGDRSLENPLAAVQMGLIYVNPEGPNGMPDAVASGRDIRETFARMAMDDEETVALVAGGHTFGKCHGAGDAKLVGLEPEGGPIEDMGLGWASRFESGKAVHAITSGIEGAWTPTPTRWDSSYFDMLFGYDWNLVKSPAGAFQWVPSNPAAKTLVPDAHDATKRHAPIMTTADLALRMDPIYEPIARRFHKDPAAFADAFARAWFKLTHRDMGPRSRYLGPEVPAEELLWQDPVPAVDHKPIDASDITALKATILASGLSVSELVSTAWASASSFRGSDKRGGANGARIRLAPQKDWAANQPAQLAKVLKVLEGIQKDFNAAQSGGKKVSLADLIVLGGSAAIEQAAKKAGHDVTVPFTPGRTDASQEQTDVESFAVLEPVADGFRNYLKAGVAAPAEVLLVDKAQLLTLSVPEMTVLVGGLRVLNVNVGASRHGVFTTRPQTLTNDFFVNLLDMGTAWKPAPDSAGVFEGRDRATGDLKWTATRVDLVFGSNSELRALVEVYGCDEAQAKFVRDFVKAWAKVMDLDRYDVA